GCACATCCCCACGGCCATCAGCACGATGAACAGCCCCAACCCCATGTTGAACTGCCAGTACCCAAACAGTTGGCTGATGGCCCGCTGATCGCTCAGCCCCGCGAGCGCAGCGCCCAGCGCTAGCCAGAATGCGAGCACACCGAGCGCCATCACCGCCCCCAGCGCCCGTCGACGGGCGCGATCCGGCTCTGTCCGCACGAGACCCAAGATCTTGATCGGGATCATCGGCAGCACGCACGGCATCACGTTCAACAGCACTCCGCCCACAAACGCCAGGAGCAGCACGCCCGCGAACGAGCCCAGCGTGGAGACGCCAACCGAGGCGTCGCCTGCCACGGTCGAACCCGGCGGCGCTTGCGGCGGTACGGGACGGGACGGGGCGTAGCCGGCAAACAACTCTTCGTCGATCACCCGGCCGCCGTCGGCGGTCACCCGCAACGCCGTGGTCAACGTGATGGACTTGGGCCGCAGGCACACCGTGGCGTCGCAGGTCTGGTAACGGACCTGCACGTCTGCTCGAAGTTCGCCTGGCTCCGCACGGGCGGCGATCGTCACCGGTAGATACGCGGTCGTCTCATCCGCGTGCGCCGGCAGCGGGGTCGGCTGGCCCGTGTAGTTGACCGTGATCGTCTGCGGCGACGGAAACTGCGCAGCGCCAATCGCACCCCCCTGCCCCTCCGATCGTACGGATGCGGTCACGGTCGTCGGGATCAGGAAGTCCAGCGCAGCGGGGATCTGTTCGGCTGACGGATTGATGTGCCATTCCCGCTCGAGCTCGAAGACGACCGCCAGCAGAACCGTCTCGCCCGGCTGCGCCGCGTCGCGCGACCAGGCCGTGCGCACGCTCACCGGGTCGCGGCCGTCGCCCAACCCGACGACCTGCGCCATCAGCGGCGCTACAGCCGCGACGATCCACACCATCCCACACGAGAGAACGTAGAGCGCACTCCCTCGCCGCCTAGGTGTCCGAGTGTTTATCATCAGGAATGCTGAAAACCCGATCAACCCTATTGCAGATCCGGCTCAGCCGCCCCCATTATCGCGCGCAAGCTCGGCCTGAGCCATCCCGTTCTGGTGTCGCCCGCGTGAAGGAAACGGGGGCGGGGGCGGTGTCTCTTCTCTATAAGACACCGGAACGAAGGGTATCCATCGCCTGAGCGCACGGGAGGATCCATGCAGGGATGGCCAGTAACCAGTAAGGGATCGTGAGCCATGTTGACCCGACGCGGCAAACCACTGGCCAGCGAACGACTCCTGGCATTCCTGCTCGTTGCGGGAGCGCTGGCCCTGATCAGCATCACCGTGTTCTATCGCATCAGCGGATGCCGCCACCGTGCAGCAATGGTTGAGCGGTCGCGTCCCCTTTGCCGTGCACATCCCGGTGATGCCGGACGCCGCGTTCGAGGGCGCTCGCCTCTGCTACTTGGATGGCCGTCGGGGCGTGGTGCTTCGCTATCAGGTCGATGGCGATGAGGTGTCGTACTACGTCATGCTCGCTGGTCCCTCCTACGCTCCTCCGCCTGCGCCTGAACGGTTCCTGCGAGGAGCGGAGAGCGGCTACCAGGTGGTCGCATGGCATGACGCGGGGCTGACCCATGCCCTCGTGGGCAAGCTGCCAGAGGCCCGCCTGCTGCAGTTGGCACGTTTCTGCGTGGATCGGCAGGCTGCGGGGAGCGACCCGGTGGGCTTCTGCCCAAGATGAAAGGCGGCCGTTAACACGCGCGAGATGCCGCGCCGGCCCAGCAGTGGACCCGACGAGCCCTGCTGTAGAACCAGCGTAACGTTTTCGCGTGTCCTAGGGACTGAGTCGTATGGGCGGTGATGTGACGATGGCCCGCCCTCGCGCGCCCCCAGGCACGGTTCGGCGAGGTGTCGCCGTTGGACACGGTAATAACCCCAGAGGTGGAGCCCATGCAGGCCCGAATAGATGACCAGACGGTACTTCGAGCGCCAGCCACCGTCGTTGAGCGCGCTGCGGGCGCGATCATTGCCATCGATCCCGCAGCACCGAATTGGATCGTGACGGATGAGCGCGGCCTACGCATTCTCCGCTATCTCGACGGCCGGACGCCGCTTGGTCACGTCGTGCGCGCCTACGCGAGCGATTCCGGCTTGGACCTCGCGCGCGCGTGGCTCCATGTGGACACGTTCGCTCGCGAGGCGTTGCGGCAACAGTTCATCTCCACAGACGGCGCTGTGCCCCAGCCGTATCTCGGTCGCGCGGCGTATCTGCGAACTGATCGCCTGCGGGAGCTCTGGATCCAGGTCAACGACTTCTGCAATCTCTCGTGCAAGCATTGTCTGGTCTCGTCGGGGCCCGACCGTGGCCATGGCCTGCCGGGCCCGGTTGTGCGGGCAACCATCGATCAAGCCGTAGCGCTCGGCGTGGAGCGTTTCTACCTCACCGGTGGCGAACCGCTTGCGCGTACCGACGCCATCGAACTGATCGACCATATCGTCCGTGCACACGAGCGGGACCTCGTGATTCTGACCAACGGCACGGTGCTCAAGGGCGAGCGCCTTCGTGCGCTGGCGGCGCTGCCTTCCGATCGTCTCCGCGTGCAGATCAGTTTGGACGGCGCCTCACGGGCGGTGAACGATCCGATCCGCGGCGAGGGTACTTTCGAGCGCATCTGCGATGGCATCCGCGCCGCGGTCCAAGCAGGCCTGCGGACGACGATCACGATGGTGCTGCTGCGACACAACCTGGCGGATGCGCCAGCGCTCGTGACGCTCGCCGCGGATCTCGGTGTTTCCAACGTGCACCTCCTCTGGCCCCATCGCCGCGGTCGCGTCTTGACGGGAGCGTTTGCGAATCTTCCCGAGACTCGAGAAATCCTGGAGAGCGTGCGTCTGGCACAGGAGGTTGCGCGGGAGAGAGGCGTGACCATCGACAACGTCGAAGAACTGAGGCTCAGATTCGACGGCCTGCCGGGTGTCAAGAACGACCTCGCGGGTGCCGGGTGGACCAGCCTCTGCCTTTCGACCGACGGCGGGATCTACCCGTCGGCCTCGATGGCTGGCGTCAAGGAGCTTCACTGCGGCAGCGTGCTCGACGACAGCCTCGAGCACATCTGGAAGGAGAGCGCGGTCCTCCGTGAGCTGCGCGAGGCAACCGTCGAGCAGAAGACCCAGTGTCGGAGCTGCCATCTCAAGTTCCTGTGTGGCGGAGGCGATTTCGAGCATGGCTACTGGGCCGCTGGGAGATCGACCGGGCGCCCCTCGGCGAGCTCAGGGTCACCCCGAGCCACGTCGAGGGGTGAGCTTGCCGAAGCGCGCGGGGGATTCCTCGGGCACGATCCGTATTGCGAGCTGTACAAGGGGCTCGCAGGTGACGCGTTCGATGCGTTCGTCCAGGAAGGCGGGGCGGGGGTTCAACCGCGGTCCGGATTCGACAGACCGGTCGTCGTTCGGGGCATGGGCGAGCGTACGCTGCACGACGAGGCAGAGATCGTGCGGACCACGCACTCGGCATGCGTCCTGTCCGAGGAGGTCGTGGATCGCTCACGGGCGGCCGTGCGCGAGTTCTACGGCCATGCGGCGGAACAGCCACAGGCGGAGCTCTGCTGCCCTGTCCGGCCCGACGCCGAGGATCTCGCTCACATCCCGCCTGAAGTCGTCGAGCGCTTCTACGGGTGCGGCAGTCCGGTGTCCGCAGCAGCACCTGCGCCTGGAGAGACGCTCGTTGATCTCGGTTCTGGAGCGGGCATCGACTGTTTCATTGCGGCTCGGCGGGTGGGTTCGGACGGTCGCGTTTTTGGGATCGACATGACCGACCAGATGCTGGCGGTCGCACGCGAGTCGCAGCCGAGCGTCGCGGCAGCCCTCGGGTACGACATCGTCGAGTTCCGCAAAGGCCTCTTGGAGCAGATCCCGCTTGACGCGCGCTCGGCCGACATCGTCACGTCAAACTGCGTCATCAATCTGTCGCCCGACAAGCCGGCGGTGTTTCGCGAGGTCTGGCGGGTCCTCAAGGATCGGGGCCGCGCCGTGATCGCCGACGTCGTGGCCGACCGTGATGTCCCGCCACGGCTGCGTGCCGACGGGCAGCTCTGGGGCGAGTGCATCAGCGGTGCGCTCTCGGAGGACGCGTTCTTCGCGGCGCTGGAGCGCGCCGGCTTCTACGGCGTGTCCATGCTGAAGAAGACGTTCTGGCGTGAGGTTGAAGGCACCCGTTTCTATTCGGTCACCGTGCGCGGGTTCAAGTTCGAGAAGAAAGCGGGGTGCCGCTACATCGGCCAGTACGCCGTCTATCTCGGTCCCCTGAAAGCTGTCGTGGACGAGGAGGGGCACCTGTTCCCGCGCGGAGTCCCAGTCGAGATCTGCACCGACACGGCGGCAAAGCTCGCGGCGCCACCGTACATGGGCACGTTTGCCGTCCTCGACGGACAGGCATCCACCACCATCATCGCCAGTGACGAAGGCTGCTGCGACACGAATGGCGGCTGCTGCTGAGGGTATGGTGACGCTAGTGGGTTGTCTCAGTCATTTGTAAAGCGCTTGGCGGGCGGGGCATCCCGCCTGGCGGCGTTGCTCGTCGGTCATATACCGCCTGTATGCTCCCTCCTCGCGCCTGGCCAGCCGGGCGCCGCGCTCCGCCAGCCACTTCACAAATGACTGAGACAGCCCACTAGTGGGCTGTCTCGCCCTCCTCGCTGCAGCGGTACCCTCGATCGGATCATCGCCACGGCTCTTTCTTGCGACGGGCATGGCTGGCCATTCGACGGAGCGCGGGGCGGGCAGCCAGCCACGCGACAGCGGCGGCCACCGCTCCAAACTCGAGCCAGAGCAACGGCGCTGGGACCGTCCAGGACTCGCCGAGCGACCTCAGATACCACACGCGATAGACGGCAAGGACGCTGAGGCTCCATACCAAGAGCGGTAGCGCTGCTCTGCTGCTGAGAAACGGCGTGAGCCACAGGAGGTACCAAGGCGTGACCATCGGCGCGGCCAGCAACGCCCCGCC
This region of Luteitalea sp. genomic DNA includes:
- a CDS encoding methyltransferase domain-containing protein, giving the protein MQARIDDQTVLRAPATVVERAAGAIIAIDPAAPNWIVTDERGLRILRYLDGRTPLGHVVRAYASDSGLDLARAWLHVDTFAREALRQQFISTDGAVPQPYLGRAAYLRTDRLRELWIQVNDFCNLSCKHCLVSSGPDRGHGLPGPVVRATIDQAVALGVERFYLTGGEPLARTDAIELIDHIVRAHERDLVILTNGTVLKGERLRALAALPSDRLRVQISLDGASRAVNDPIRGEGTFERICDGIRAAVQAGLRTTITMVLLRHNLADAPALVTLAADLGVSNVHLLWPHRRGRVLTGAFANLPETREILESVRLAQEVARERGVTIDNVEELRLRFDGLPGVKNDLAGAGWTSLCLSTDGGIYPSASMAGVKELHCGSVLDDSLEHIWKESAVLRELREATVEQKTQCRSCHLKFLCGGGDFEHGYWAAGRSTGRPSASSGSPRATSRGELAEARGGFLGHDPYCELYKGLAGDAFDAFVQEGGAGVQPRSGFDRPVVVRGMGERTLHDEAEIVRTTHSACVLSEEVVDRSRAAVREFYGHAAEQPQAELCCPVRPDAEDLAHIPPEVVERFYGCGSPVSAAAPAPGETLVDLGSGAGIDCFIAARRVGSDGRVFGIDMTDQMLAVARESQPSVAAALGYDIVEFRKGLLEQIPLDARSADIVTSNCVINLSPDKPAVFREVWRVLKDRGRAVIADVVADRDVPPRLRADGQLWGECISGALSEDAFFAALERAGFYGVSMLKKTFWREVEGTRFYSVTVRGFKFEKKAGCRYIGQYAVYLGPLKAVVDEEGHLFPRGVPVEICTDTAAKLAAPPYMGTFAVLDGQASTTIIASDEGCCDTNGGCC